CCATTTAGTTGAACCTCTTGAATAAAATCGTTATCAACAGAGCTTATATTAACTCCAATACCACTTGCAAAATTACTTAACCGATTATAGTGTTGGACAGAAAGAGTAGCTTCCTCTTTGAAATAGAATAACTGGATAAGAGGAAGCTTCGGCTCTAGTTGATGCAGCCTTGTTAAACTATCCTCATTAAATGACTCAACAATAACTTTCGGAAGTTCCCCATTTGCACGTATTAAATTATATTGAATTAGCAAAGAGACTAGTTTTTCTTCCATTTTCTTGTATATTTTAGGAGACTTCATTTCGATATAATAATTCACATCGTTTCCGAAATGTGAAAATATTTCCTGTAGTGTAGGTACTTTTAAATCTTCAAATTCTTTATTTGCTAAACCAGGATTTGCACTGTTATACCATCTGCCTGCATTTAATTGTTTTAATTCTTCTAGTGAATATTCGATTACAAAGCCAACCCCATCAGTTGTACGGTCTACCTTTTCATCATGCATCGCAACTAGTACACCATCTTTTGTCATTTGTAAATCAATTTCAATATAATCAGCATCCGCCTGTTGTGCAATTTCATATGCAGGAATCGTGTGCTCGGGGGCATATGCAGAGGCTCCACGATGCGCGATTATTAAGAAATCCTCGGGGGTAATAGGCTCTAAACTTTTTTTATTATTTTCACACCCGACAACCAATAGTAAAACCGTTAGTAAACTGATTATTTTTCGCAAAAGAAACTCCTTCCAAGAAAAGGTGTTAAAAAACAGGTTACTTTGCCATTAATCTTTCAGCATATGTTAGGACAGTTGCAAAAAATGCGTAGAGTTAAATTTATGCAAATGCAGTATAGGTTCAAACACTTTCTTTAGTTATTTTGT
The nucleotide sequence above comes from Psychrobacillus glaciei. Encoded proteins:
- a CDS encoding glycerophosphodiester phosphodiesterase family protein, with the translated sequence MRKIISLLTVLLLVVGCENNKKSLEPITPEDFLIIAHRGASAYAPEHTIPAYEIAQQADADYIEIDLQMTKDGVLVAMHDEKVDRTTDGVGFVIEYSLEELKQLNAGRWYNSANPGLANKEFEDLKVPTLQEIFSHFGNDVNYYIEMKSPKIYKKMEEKLVSLLIQYNLIRANGELPKVIVESFNEDSLTRLHQLEPKLPLIQLFYFKEEATLSVQHYNRLSNFASGIGVNISSVDNDFIQEVQLNGFQVYLYSINNEIEMKKALNLQANGAFTNNPDMGISVRTEFEK